GGCGGCTACCACTCTAGTTAAGTCAGCCTCGGTTAAGTCATTGTAAAACGGCAGACGGACTAAGCGCTCGCTCACATCTTCCGTTACTGGACAGTCTCCTTCCTTACCGCCAAACTTCTGTCCCATCTCCGACAAGTGCAAAGGCAGATAGTGGAAAGCGCTGATGATATTCTGAGCCTTCAAGTGAGCAATCAAGGCTTGACGCTTTTCCAGGGAAGGCATCAACAAGTAGAACATGTGATAAGCCTGTTCACAGTGGTCTGGCACAATCGGAAAGCGGATGTCATGCTTCTCGGCCCAGTCCTGAAGATGTTTGTGATAATACTCCCATACCTCCCGCCGTTTCGCTTGAATCTGCTCCTGGACTTCTAGCTGAGCATACAAGTAGGCAGCGAGCATATCCGAAGGAAGATAACTCGAACCAACGTCAACCCAAGTATATTTGTCCACCTGACCGCGATAGAAGCGGCTGCGGTTGGTTCCTTTCTCGCGAATCACCTCAGCCCGTTCTATATACTGGGGATCGTTAATTAGCAGAGCACCACCCTCGCCACAGTTAAAATTTTTGGTTTCATGAAAGCTCTGGGTAGCCAGACACCCAAAAGTGCCTAGATACTTCCCTTTGTACTTGCCAAAAAGCCCATGGGCATTGTCTTCAACAACCGCGACACCATGTTGTCCAGCCAATTCCATAATGGCGTCCATCTCACACCCAATCCCAGCATAGTGTACGGGGACAATAACTTTAGTACGGGGTGTGATCAGTTTTTCCAGGTTATTCTCGTCCAAGTTGAGTGTATCTGGACGGATATCACAGAACACAGGATAGACACCCCGTAGAACAAAAGCATTGACTGTAGAGACAAAGGTGAACGAAGGAAAAATCACTTCGTCACCGGGCTGGAGATTCAGCAACAGCGCTGCCATTTCTAAGGCATGGGTACAAGAAGTAGTCAGTAGCGCTTTAGAAACTCCTAATGTCTGTTCCAGGAGAGTATGACATTTCTTAGTAAAAGGTCCATCGCCACAAGTATGTACGTTCTTGATGGCTTGTCGAATATACTCAAATTCTTTTCCAACAGCAAAAGGTTGGTTAAAAGGAATCGTAGACACAAGTCACCCCCACTTGAAGTTTGTTATTATAATTCAGCTTTTCGCTAGCATCAATAGTTTTGAGGAACGAAGCACCAAAACCGAGATTACCTAAAATTTCTGATCTTCTGTACCTGTTATGCAGAAATTAAATACAGAAACTCTGTAAGCCTTACTGGGAAGTGCTTCGAGTTTAAAAAATCTGTTAATTTATACAGATCTTTCCCCAATAAGGCTTTTGGGAATAAGGCTTTTGGGCTGATTTGGCATACTAAGTAATGAAGAGCCATTTTTATACAGTAACCTCAGTCATCATCAAAGGAAAACTACAGTCGAAAATAGAACTCTTGCTCAAGTCAATTTTTACGACCCGACTGTAGGACTTATCGCCCTTTTGTTTGCCATTTATGCAAGAGAGCTAATGATCCTGATTAAGTGACAAATCCAGAAGAGGTCGCATGGCATCAGGATCAACCGTTAGTTCAGTTGCTCATCCCAGTCCAACGAAGTTGATTAAGACTCGGAAGTCTCGACAGCATCCCGCTCTGTACGAACCCACTTCTTTTGGGGTTGAATCAGAAACGCCAGATACAGTGGAATCTTCCCAAGAATGTAGAAGGGCACGGATAAAAGTGTTTGTACCGGGAAGTCCTCTCGACCAAACTTCGCCCAAGCGCTAGCGATTGAGATAAAAATGAGTTGCCCTTCTATGGCTAAAAAAATCGAGGGCATCCATGAAGCACCCAATGTCCCCGCCAATAACGCACCTCCCATGAAAACGACCCAAATCATCACTAATAGGGAGAGGGGTGGAATACACAAATCTAGGGCAAGCGCCAACAGGTCGAAACGTCTTTTCAGCACAGCCGCTTTGAGCAGTTTTGGTACTTGTGTCAATAGCGTTTGCAAGTGACCATGTTCCCAGCGCGTCCGTTGAGATTTGGCGGCTTGCTCCTGCTGCGGGAGACGCCCTATCACTTTTGCCTCCTCTTCAAAGACAGGAGCAAGTCCTGCGATCGCTAAATCTATAGAGAGCTGCATGTCCTCAACAATATTGCCACTAGCAAGGGTCGCCTTCACAATGGCAGACCAAGGGAAAGCCATACCCGTACCCGTTAACAAGCAGGGCAACCGCAGTTGCGTTAATCCACTGGGACGGACTAAGTTTTTCACCATAAACGCCAGCGCCGAGACCGAATCCTTGGGGCCTGGGTTAGCGGGTTGTTCCATGAGGTAGATGGCTTGAACGGGTCGTGCAACCGATGCGGCGACGCCAGCAATCCGTTCAATAGTGCCTTGCTCAACAATACAATCTGCATCAACAATCACAACCACGTCTGGGGGGTCTGCCTCGATAGACCGCAAGCCATAATCTAAGGCATACCCTTTGCCCCTTTGATCAAGGTCTTGTCGTTCAACTACGATTGCCTTGGGCACCGTCCTCGTATGAGTTCCGGCTTGGGCAATCCCATCAAGTATAGGTTCGCTCAGCACTTGCTCTTGGGCAATGCCCACGTTCGCTAACAGTGCAATTTGACTTTCGCAGCAGCGCTTTGCTATCGTCGCTGTTTCATCA
This region of Microcoleus sp. AS-A8 genomic DNA includes:
- the rffA gene encoding dTDP-4-amino-4,6-dideoxygalactose transaminase, whose amino-acid sequence is MSTIPFNQPFAVGKEFEYIRQAIKNVHTCGDGPFTKKCHTLLEQTLGVSKALLTTSCTHALEMAALLLNLQPGDEVIFPSFTFVSTVNAFVLRGVYPVFCDIRPDTLNLDENNLEKLITPRTKVIVPVHYAGIGCEMDAIMELAGQHGVAVVEDNAHGLFGKYKGKYLGTFGCLATQSFHETKNFNCGEGGALLINDPQYIERAEVIREKGTNRSRFYRGQVDKYTWVDVGSSYLPSDMLAAYLYAQLEVQEQIQAKRREVWEYYHKHLQDWAEKHDIRFPIVPDHCEQAYHMFYLLMPSLEKRQALIAHLKAQNIISAFHYLPLHLSEMGQKFGGKEGDCPVTEDVSERLVRLPFYNDLTEADLTRVVAAICEFD
- a CDS encoding glycosyltransferase — protein: MFLVVDIILFVIALGLLVPIAVLFIECIAALLPGRTESWVKSVPRPRVAVLVPAHNEAVGIGTTLETILPQLTGQDRLVVIADNCTDETATIAKRCCESQIALLANVGIAQEQVLSEPILDGIAQAGTHTRTVPKAIVVERQDLDQRGKGYALDYGLRSIEADPPDVVVIVDADCIVEQGTIERIAGVAASVARPVQAIYLMEQPANPGPKDSVSALAFMVKNLVRPSGLTQLRLPCLLTGTGMAFPWSAIVKATLASGNIVEDMQLSIDLAIAGLAPVFEEEAKVIGRLPQQEQAAKSQRTRWEHGHLQTLLTQVPKLLKAAVLKRRFDLLALALDLCIPPLSLLVMIWVVFMGGALLAGTLGASWMPSIFLAIEGQLIFISIASAWAKFGREDFPVQTLLSVPFYILGKIPLYLAFLIQPQKKWVRTERDAVETSES